Proteins encoded in a region of the Ziziphus jujuba cultivar Dongzao chromosome 3, ASM3175591v1 genome:
- the LOC107406367 gene encoding uncharacterized protein LOC107406367 produces the protein MAESPAKELRRILNSPGIYQGPGCFDALSAKLAERAGFKYCFASGFAISGTRLGLPDTGYISYGEMVDQGQQITQAVLIPVIGDGDNGYGNAMNVKRTVMGFIRAGFAGIILEDQAFPKKSGDAQGMKVVSREEAVMRIKAAVDARNESGSDIVIVARTDSRQTVSLDESLWRLRAFADAGADILFNNSLASREEMEAFCKICLQVPKVVTMFGGRGKSSFFQPHELEAIGYKLVMYPISLLGVSIQAMQNSLIDIEMVVSLLMKKCLL, from the exons ATGGCGGAGTCGCCGGCTAAGGAGCTTCGTAGGATTCTCAACTCACCGGGGATATATCAGGGTCCCGGATGTTTCGATGCTCTCAGTGCTAAGTTGGCAGAGAGAGCTGGGTTTAAGTACTGTTTTGCCAGCG GGTTTGCAATATCAGGAACTAGACTAGGTTTGCCAGATACAGGTTATATATCTTATGGAGAAATGGTAGATCAGGGGCAACAAATCACCCAAGCTGTGTTAATACCAGTTATCGGAGATGGTGATAATGGATATGGGAATGCAATGAATGTAAAGAGAACCGTTATGGGATTCATAAGAGCTGGTTTTGCAGGGATTATTCTTGAAGATCAG GCATTTCCAAAAAAATCAGGTGATGCGCAAGGCATGAAAGTGGTTTCTAGAGAAGAGGCAGTGATGCGAATCAAAGCAGCTGTTGATGCTCGCAATGAGAGTGGCTCTGACATTGTTATAGTTGCACGAACTGATTCTCGTCAAACAGTTTCTTTGGATGAATCTCTTTGGAGGTTAAGGGCCTTTGCTGATGCTGGAGCTGACattctttttaataattcacTAGCTTCAAGAGAAGAGATGGAGGCCTTCTGCAAAATCTGCCTTCAAGTTCCAAAAGTG GTCACTATGTTTGGAGGAAGGGGCAAATCATCTTTTTTTCAGCCTCATGAACTTGAGGCAATTGGATATAAACTTGTGATGTATCCAATTTCTTTACTTGGTGTATCTATTCAAGCAATGCAG AATTCACTTATTGATATAGAGATGGTCGTATCCCTCCTCATGAAGAAATGCCTTCTTTAA